In Lodderomyces elongisporus chromosome 1, complete sequence, a genomic segment contains:
- the ATP25 gene encoding ATPase synthesis protein 25 mitochondrial, which produces MASKALLTKTLERSSYLAARFGSRYFSTTLRFHNKQQNDDSIPWYMRSENTSQPEQIDEPSFEDLPENLPNKVKDLLTLLVAKYGLSGVKVIDLALLPTDHPKSLDRQSEEKIVVIASGKSEKHIYKASYDLKQHIKHDWGFQCAIEGMVTNSMSAVERRRLAKRARQGPPATHNEFGINPNTWVRCELPDGVIVHMMSPERREALDLESMYDESIKFNDDSNGNPYTPYNQYSSQNEKLDQSSIFYGLRREFHTSSTTKKTKTTTTTTTTSSSSPSSPQQQSKSTTLDSVYNDFLQEHGDASADVYKARFDKEFSGNTIDDFNRKFLFYKLLHLKSPTTTSLEDVTSTLLDKYSAVNIISQSDDWNSEIVQDVIKYLELLIDTPVTSIDSSTKLNLLSDFIGKVAMFATDDIHLFAIDKFQVLLWALTTNKVCPITAAHVNSIIESKGQTLRVGGSVASIANTPAGNTTANASVATNSLDTRIIENTQGARDVRELLRSVNYDKRGKMPLWLREQMLFTYAQSRNWVYFWKEWRAITQSLQSPSDFINYFVKTLVLLVMVNDKTALKELLSTYWHRVDDGVCFISEFEKNGKQFEDNNQRLALKTALLLLDEAYPGDSIFRNAQNFASSNL; this is translated from the coding sequence ATGGCTTCAAAAGCATTATTGACCAAGACGCTTGAAAGGAGCAGTTACCTCGCAGCGAGGTTCGGACTGAGATATTTTAGCACAACCTTGAGGTTTCATAACAAGCAGCAGAATGACGACTCGATCCCATGGTATATGCGTTCGGAAAATACTTCTCAGCCAGAGCAAATTGATGAGCCTCTGTTTGAAGATTTGCCTGAAAATTTACCTAATAAAGTTAAAGACTTGTTAACACTATTGGTGGCGAAATATGGTCTTTCCGGTGTGAAAGTAATAGACCTTGCATTACTTCCAACAGATCATCCAAAAAGTTTGGACAGACAAAGCGAAGAGAAAATCGTGGTTATCGCGTCAGGGAAATCTGAAAAGCATATATACAAGGCCTCATATGATTTGAAGCAGCACATAAAACACGATTGGGGATTCCAATGCGCCATTGAGGGGATGGTAACCAATTCAATGAGTGCCGTGGAACGTAGAAGATTGGCAAAGAGAGCTCGACAAGGACCACCTGCCACCCACAATGAGTTCGGTATTAACCCCAATACTTGGGTGAGATGCGAGCTTCCAGATGGTGTCATTGTGCACATGATGAGCCCTGAGCGCCGCGAGGCTCTTGATTTAGAGCTGATGTACGATGAGAGTATCAAATTCAATGATGATAGTAACGGTAACCCTTATACACCATACAATCAGTATCTGAGTCAAAATGAGAAGTTAGACCAAAGCAGTATATTCTACGGACTCCGAAGAGAGTTTCacacatcatcaacaacaaaaaaaacaaaaacaacaactacaacaacaacaacatcatcatcatcaccatcatcaccacaacaacagagTAAAAGCACTACTCTAGACTCAGTTTACAATGACTTTTTACAAGAGCATGGTGATGCGTCTGCAGATGTATACAAAGCACGATTTGACAAAGAATTTAGCGGGAACACCATTGACGACTTCAATCggaaatttttattttacaaGCTATTACATTTGAAGTCGCCAACCACAACCTCTCTTGAAGATGTGACATCTACGCTTCTAGACAAGTACTCTGCTGTGAATATTATTTCGCAATCTGATGATTGGAATCTGGAGATTGTACAAGACGTGATCAAGTACCTTGAATTGTTGATTGATACTCCCGTCACGAGTATTGACTCATCTACGAAATTGAATTTATTATCAGATTTTATAGGAAAAGTTGCTATGTTTGCAACAGATGATATTCATTTGTTTGCCATAGACAAATTCCAGGTCCTCTTGTGGGCATTAACAACCAATAAAGTGTGCCCCATAACTGCTGCTCATGTTAACAGTATCATTGAATCAAAGGGCCAGACTTTGCGCGTTGGTGGATCTGTGGCTTCTATTGCTAATACCCCAGCTGGTAACACCACTGCCAATGCTAGCGTGGCTACCAATAGTCTTGACACAAGAATCATTGAAAACACTCAAGGAGCTCGTGATGTTAGAGAGTTATTACGCAGTGTCAATTATGACAAGCGAGGAAAGATGCCTCTCTGGTTGAGAGAGCAAATGCTTTTTACCTATGCGCAATCTCGAAACTGGGTGTATTTTTGGAAAGAGTGGAGAGCAATAACACAGTCTTTACAAAGTCCCTCGGATTTCATTAATTACTTTGTCAAAACCTTAGTGTTACTAGTCATGGTGAATGATAAGACGGCATTGAAGGAGTTATTGAGCACGTATTGGCACAGAGTTGATGACGGGGTATGTTTCATTTccgaatttgaaaaaaatggaaaacaatttgaagaTAATAATCAAAGACTCGCTTTGAAAACAGCACTTTTACTTCTTGACGAGGCATATCCTGGGGATCTGATTTTTCGTAATGCCCAAAACTTTGCAAGCAGTAATTTGTAA
- the SLD2 gene encoding DNA replication regulator sld2, translating into MIRSIVKLPQMISTSKPMSSKLEEIKHEIKSWEYKFKAENDRLPSKQDVNSIPEIKKLYALYKSYKTGKPVKMEKREKSYKPEKTYKSDTYSSPSVSKNRSETTDVVPPTPKGELGPTPQANGRVLSIFDFSLTPPESSPLKQKSEKSAHNGTIKTDQFSQSSGLDLLVTPTKANKFSPFASTQRKNSNLESEATPLGAARKLNFAAVMDVQTPNYMKQKTQTPTFSRIMPLPDFSVSPSPLKSQRMMRKLTEVYKTSLESIDADPELASEFNTAEMEINDGMIEKEENGGEAISVENRGMRKQKTQKRSTRRVKMAPRLENEGQTLDTVNIQDRIQSMEEQERTSLMAYMNSESEDDDDDDDDDDDSDNEKEGEGKRNRGNNGNGVQQSPIKRTRKPVTANYKRLKINDPRSRKFKQRMRRR; encoded by the exons ATGATACGc TCAATTGTTAAGCTACCTCAAATGATCTCCACCAGTAAACCTATGAGCTCGAAACTTGAGGAGATAAAGCATGAGATTAAAAGTTGGGAATACAAATTCAAAGCTGAAAATGATAGGCTACCGCTGAAACAGGATGTCAACAGCATCccagaaataaagaaattgtATGCATTATACAAGTCATACAAAACTGGAAAGCCGGTCAAAATGGAAAAACGTGAAAAATCATATAAGCCTGAAAAGACTTACAAGTCTGATACATACAGTAGTCCGCTGGTGTCTAAAAACAGATCTGAAACCACGGACGTGGTTCCTCCCACTCCAAAGGGGGAGTTAGGTCCCACTCCTCAAGCCAATGGAAGAGTGCTCTccatttttgattttagCTTGACTCCCCCCGAATCTTCACCTTTGAAACAGAAATCGGAAAAATCTGCTCATAATGGCACCATTAAAACTGATCAATTTTCGCAGTCATCTGGGTTGGACTTGTTGGTTACTCCAACCAAAGCAAACAAGTTCTCTCCATTTGCTTCAACGCAgagaaaaaattcaaatttggaGAGCGAAGCTACACCTTTAGGAGCTGCCCGGAAATTAAATTTTGCTGCAGTTATGGACGTACAAACTCCGAATTATATGAAGcaaaaaactcaaactcCTACATTCTCCAGAATTATGCCTTTACCAGATTTCCTGGTTTCACCTTCTCCATTAAAATCTCAGCGGATGATGAGAAAGTTGACAGAGGTTTATAAGACCTCTTTGGAAAGTATAGATGCCGATCCTGAGCTTGCATCGGAGTTTAATACTGCTGAAATGGAGATTAATGATGGAATGatagagaaagaggaaaacgGAGGGGAAGCGATCTCTGTTGAAAACCGTGGAATGCGTAAACAAAAGACCCAAAAGAGACTGACACGAAGAGTCAAAATGGCACCAAGATTAGAAAACGAAGGACAGACGTTAGATACTGTTAACATACAGGATAGGATACAGCTGATGGAAGAACAGGAAAGGACGTCCTTGATGGCATATATGAACTCCGAAAGTGaagacgacgacgacgatgatgatgatgatgatgatagtgacaatgaaaaagaaggagaagggaAAAGGAATAGAGGAAATAATGGCAATGGAGTGCAACAAAGTCCAATAAAAAGAACGCGAAAACCAGTTACCGCAAATTACAAGCGTCTAAAGATTAATGATCCAAGATCGCGAAAGTTTAAGCAGCGTATGAGAAGGAGATGA
- the SQS1 gene encoding squalene synthetase-like protein — protein MPKRGNRRTRGSRGGSRGGSRNLSKNRTRGNKRKSPSSNTYNRLSSSQYQELMDSDSIYIPNGEMAEVGRNMGRRRYGKLAEEAAYTESHRYEDFASKTFRNRPIEFIKAKEVYDPNVILHKLTQEKKTQYGDIIDEEFKSISLDDSEADSEADDDDEEEEEEEEEEKDGQEMENENETDDANEEADEQSSELWNDEEEGDSQEDWDEEELRKVLDKKLVQLQKELDLEQDVGIVEKNEKDIIDKEDKESDVDDSILNADKENSEQFVNIGKNQSEIESEDEDGDEEEEQDLDENNDFEDDSDDDLDDASIEDINGEEFAKQNDVSSISYLDENNIYSEKLSRDESSDSIPGSKNVDNSSSLEEITVKSKPKDLVKNATNNFINCNERTGKDKPESEPEYGFLEEDYEFDVSKIEVSNVRFGISNQYYVKCAELTGTTVDEFFWFDEEDVVDYVLANGVKEHRLAKFLSFVTKGMVGGNESESQEDLDAFTIDVNGLDDDDESDDDEDDDEDEDENKFASGQDDYPYDSEDGLEDLLRIPETARRDLYLCLTVTFRVTFRQNRDIDPDLQSSLTRQLKNYNHNKREKRKARKDREVEEAVLRNDMLIKYPEKISIKEIRAEFEALLKDESRHSMSFPTLDSHGHHTIKNMADCYHMTTDKCGKQGVRHYLKVSKTKSTFKYFPNYKRVNAIMRGRPIFHRIDRKPNPKDKKTKTISGRGSDSGGRAKFKEGDIVGAEAPEIDQNNLGRQMLERLGWSKGMGLGLSGRGINEPIVAKVKMSKTGIK, from the exons ATGCCAAAGAGAGGAAACAGAAGGACTCGTGGTTCACGAGGCGGCTCTAGAGGAGGTTCTCGCAACTTACTGAAAAACCGCACACGTGGAAACAAACGTAAATCGCCCAGTTCAAATACTTATAACAGGCTTTCTTCATCTCAATACCAGGAACTCATGGATCTGGACTCGATATACATTCCAAATGGAGAAATGGCTGAAGTTGGGAGAAATATGGGTAGGCGAAGGTATGGAAAGTTAGCCGAAGAGGCTGCTTACACTGAGTCACATAGATATGAAGATTTTGCATCTAAAACCTTTCGAAATCGACCTATAGAGTTTATCAAAGCTAAAGAGGTTTATGATCCAAATGTCATATTGCATAAATTGACTcaagagaagaagacaCAGTATGGAGACATTATCGATGAGGAATTTAAAAGTATCTCATTGGACGATTCAGAAGCCGATTCAGAAgccgatgatgatgatgaggaggaggaggaggaggaggaggaggaaaaggatGGTCAGGAGATggagaatgaaaatgagACTGATGATGCTAATGAAGAGGCGGACGAGCAATCAAGTGAACTTTggaatgatgaagaagaaggagataGTCAGGAAGATTGGGACGAGGAGGAGTTGCGAAAAGTTTTAGATAAAAAACTTGTCCAGCTTCAAAAGGAACTCGATTTGGAACAGGATGTTGGtattgttgaaaagaaCGAGAAGGATATTATTGACaaagaagataaagaaagtgatgttgatgatagTATATTGAATGCAGACAAGGAAAATTCCGAGCAGTTTGTAAATATTGGTAAGAACCAAAGTGAAATTGAAAGCGAAGATGAGGACggtgatgaagaagaagagcaagATTTAGATGAAAATAATGACTTTGAAGATGACTCCGATGATGACTTAGATGATGCTTCAATCGAAGATATAAATGGAGAAGAATTTGCCAAACAAAATGATGTTTCATCTATCTCGTATTTGGATGAGAATAACATCTATAGTGAGAAACTCTCACGTGATGAGAGTCTGGATAGTATTCCCGGATCTAAGAATGTTGATAACTCATCCTCGTTGGAAGAAATAACTGTAAAAAGCAAGCCAAAAGACCTTGTTAAAAACGCCACTAATAATTTCATCAACTGCAATGAAAGGACTGGCAAAGACAAACCAGAGTCAGAGCCAGAGTATGGCTTTTTAGAAGAAGACTACGAATTTGATGTGTCCAAGATTGAAGTTTCAAATGTCAGATTTGGCATCAGTAATCAATACTATGTGAAATGTGCAGAATTGACAGGAACAACAGTTGACGAGTTTTTCTGgtttgatgaagaagatgttgTAGATTATGTGCTTGCCAATGGAGTCAAGGAGCATCGTTTAGCAaaatttttgtcttttgtaaCTAAGGGCATGGTTGGTGGTAATGAATCCGAGTCACAAGAAGATTTGGATGCATTTACAATTGACGTGAATGGccttgatgatgatgacgaaagtgatgatgacgaggaTGATGACGAGGACGAGGACGAGAACAAGTTTGCCTCAGGTCAAGATGATTATCCATATGACTCAGAAGACGGCCTCGAAGACTTATTGCGTATACCAGAAACAGCACGCAGGGACTTGTACCTATGCTTGACCGTGACTTTTCGCGTAACATTCCGGCAAAATCGAG ATATTGATCCAGATTTACAAAGTTCGTTAACCAGGCAACTCAAAAAttacaaccacaacaaacGCGAAAAACGTAAAGCAAGAAAAGACCGTGAGGTTGAAGAAGCAGTATTACGAAATGACATGTTGATCAAGTATCCTGAAAAGATACtgataaaagaaattagaGCAGAATTCGAAGCATTATTAAAAGATGAATCTCGCCACTCAATGAGCTTCCCCACTTTGGATTCTCATGGTCACCACACAATTAAGAATATGGCTGATTGTTATCACATGACGACTGATAAATGTGGCAAGCAAGGTGTGAGGCATTATCTCAAGGTatcaaaaaccaaatcCACCTTTAAGTATTTCCCAAACTACAAACGTGTTAACGCAATAATGCGTGGAAGGCCAATTTTCCACCGCATCGACCGTAAACCTAACCCTAAGGataaaaagacaaagacaatatCTGGGAGGGGTAGTGATAGTGGTGGCAGAGCCAAGTTCAAGGAAGGTGACATTGTTGGTGCTGAAGCGCCCgaaattgatcaaaacAATTTGGGTAGACAAATGTTGGAGAGGCTAGGATGGAGCAAAGGCATGGGTCTTGGACTCTCTGGAAGAGGTATCAATGAACCAATTGTTGCTAAGGTGAAAATGTCTAAAACTGGTATCAAATAA
- the IFR1 gene encoding Zinc-binding oxidoreductase alcohol dehydrogenase produces the protein MKAAVFSGTPSPFTKAVSVEEIPTPEISQDEILIEAVSYAINPTDWKHVEWGIAKQGNVLGSDVSGTVVKVGSNVKNFQVGDSVSSFVSGNTSSKNGAFAQYVVGHPNGTIKYDAKLSKETDAAPGLIKSYPGAASVTLGLVTIGISFSYFLRPDERGSKDGENYILIWGGATASGMLAIQVAKLVYNLKVITTASKKNHEYLKSLGADYTFDYNDADVVEQIKKVGGANLRFGLDTIAVPETFQKVYDATAEVSGDLYLDSLLLMDDSSITLDDKRDNSKIHYGKTMAYLVLQETKDLISLLQRPEGLLKYYEPWWFNVMPKYIGQIQHPKLKVLPKGLQSAGEGFELLKQGVSSEKIVFDY, from the coding sequence ATGAAGGCAGCAGTTTTCTCAGGTACACCTAGTCCATTCACAAAGGCCGTTTCTGTTGAAGAGATTCCAACTCCAGAAATCTCTCAAGATGAGATACTCATTGAGGCTGTGTCATATGCCATTAACCCAACTGACTGGAAACATGTTGAGTGGGGAATTGCTAAGCAAGGCAATGTTTTGGGTAGTGACGTTAGTGGAACGGTTGTTAAGGTTGGTTCCAATGTCAAGAATTTCCAAGTTGGTGATTCTGTGAGTTCATTTGTTAGTGGTAACACTAGCTCCAAGAATGGTGCATTTGCACAATACGTTGTTGGCCACCCCAACGGAACTATCAAGTACGATGCAAAGCTTAGCAAGGAGACTGATGCTGCTCCAGGTTTGATCAAGTCTTATCCAGGTGCAGCTAGTGTCACTTTGGGTTTGGTTACTATTGGTATATCATTCAGTTACTTTTTGCGTCCAGATGAGCGTGGTTCAAAAGATGGCGAAAACTATATTTTGATTTGGGGTGGTGCCACTGCTTCTGGTATGTTGGCTATTCAAGTTGCTAAGCTTGTGTACAATTTGAAAGTTATTACTACTGCCTCCAAGAAGAATCACGAGTACTTGAAGTCACTTGGTGCTGACTATACTTTTGACTATAACGatgctgatgttgttgagCAAATCAAGAAAGTTGGCGGAGCCAACTTGAGATTTGGTTTGGATACAATTGCCGTCCCAGAAACTTTCCAAAAGGTGTATGATGCCACTGCTGAAGTTTCGGGTGACTTGTACTTGGactcgttgttgttgatggatGATTCGTCAATCACTTTGGACGACAAGAGAGACAATTCAAAGATCCACTATGGTAAGACTATGGCATACTTGGTTCTTCAAGAAACCAAAGATTTGATTTCATTGTTGCAAAGACCCGAGGGCTTGTTGAAATACTATGAGCCATGGTGGTTTAATGTGATGCCCAAGTACATTGGACAAATTCAACATCCTAAATTGAAGGTATTGCCAAAGGGTTTGCAGAGTGCTGGTGAAGGATTTGAGTTGTTGAAACAGGGTGTTTCAAGTGAAAAGATTGTGTTTGACTACTAA
- a CDS encoding uncharacterized protein (BUSCO:EOG09264CA0) — MARLVHNVQKKQHRERGQKDSRARYGLLEKKKDYRLRAADYHKKQAALKALKERAKQHNPDEYYHAMTRRRTDDKGILIADRGNEVLSVDQVKLLKTQDVNYVRTMRLNELNKIQRQQDGKLFQGSGKHTVFVDSEKERQSFTPEAYFGTDSSLVDNRENRLRNEQLYSNTTLVDSSSLTPKAKDKADEKKLKQYKSLQRSIAKEKQLREVETIMNQNLEKMKNGNKKKIVDNNGKVHFKWKNQRKR, encoded by the coding sequence ATGGCAAGATTAGTTCATAACGTACAGAAAAAGCAACATAGAGAGAGGGGGCAGAAGGATAGTAGAGCCAGGTATGGTTTGCttgagaagaagaaagattaCAGACTAAGAGCTGCGGATTACCACAAGAAGCAAGCTGCTCTTAAGGCTTTAAAGGAGAGGGCTAAACAACATAATCCAGATGAATACTACCATGCCATGACAAGGCGGCGTACCGATGATAAGGGGATTTTGATAGCCGATAGAGGTAATGAAGTTTTGAGTGTGGACCAAGTCAAGTTGTTAAAGACTCAAGATGTCAACTATGTGCGAACCATGCGTTTAAACgaattgaacaaaattCAGAGGCAGCAAGATGGAAAACTTTTCCAAGGATCTGGGAAGCATACTGTTTTTGTTGACTCTGAAAAAGAACGTCAACTGTTTACCCCAGAAGCGTATTTCGGCACTGATAGCTCTTTAGTTGACAATAGGGAAAACCGTCTTCGAAATGAACAGCTTTACTCAAATACAACTTTGGTCGACTCACTGCTGCTCACCCCCAAGGCCAAGGATAAAGCCGATGAGAAGAAACTCAAACAATACAAGTCGTTACAGAGAAGTatagcaaaagaaaaacaactaCGTGAAGTTGAAACTATTATGAACcaaaatttggaaaagatgaagaatggaaataaaaagaaaattgttgaCAATAATGGCAAAGTGCATTTCAAATGGAAGAATCAACGGAAAAGGTGA
- the IME2 gene encoding Serine/threonine protein kinase (BUSCO:EOG09261EU7), whose product MSIYKPLPLKIGSPQPPQSPKNLTVHSYNNHYQTISNLGNGSFGSVELAKIRFSKLDLLNSHYSEAGTLLYPLEDSKFNTSNLVAIKTMKKKLPSLQDYSKVKEVKFILSVPSHPCLVQVFEVFIDDLNHQLHISMEALNQNLYQLIRSRKNMRFSQTTLKSILSQLLCAIKHIHNNQYFHRDVKPENILILPTLQYYGSKERVPPHRKNDNFIVKLGDYGLARHISNMRTYTAYVSTRWYRSPEILLRQQWYSRPIDIWAFGAVAAEVINFAPLFPGSNEFDQIWKILQILGSPTMPELFVHNNNNNNNNNIKSSISGIGSRSNPHGNQNCIIPFGGFWNEAKPLASNLGIELPNEPGTNIHEIVPCIKDNSLRQVIQSCLLWDPLARPDANQLSKMSYFKESVHAIDKYHEISSSMGMIKGIVSSSSSSSSSFSILPSSTSSTITTITTTPAKLLNSLSNSLSSTVLSPSLPFRYHCNKPAQLPTLPIEKPLLPSPLVQPINLEHTNGTSTTNIAGQGFPNIENSYENYFSDYLSQVADCSSQQKLENGCYTLYNNYGEKFKSDKSKEPRSINEFKRDYAQSPAGKNNSISTVSFDSEDILNLH is encoded by the coding sequence ATGTCAATTTATAAACCGCTTCCATTAAAAATTGGATCGCCTCAACCACCACAATCACCAAAGAACTTGACGGTGCATTCATACAACAACCACTATCAAACAATCAGCAATTTGGGCAATGGAAGCTTTGGCTCTGTTGAACTAGCCAAGATCAGATTCTCTAAATTAGACTTGCTTAATTCTCATTACTCTGAAGCGGGAACTTTACTTTACCCGCTAGAGGATTCAAAATTCAACACATCAAATTtagttgctattaaaaccatgaaaaaaaagctcCCCCTGTTGCAAGACTACTCCAAAGTGAAAGAAGTGAAATTTATCTTGAGCGTCCCCTCTCACCCATGCTTGGTTCAGGTATTTGAAGTATTCATTGATGACTTGAACCATCAGTTGCACATTTCAATGGAAGCGCTTAATCAAAATTTGTACCAATTGATTAGATCACGCAAGAATATGAGATTCTCACAAACCACACTCAAGAGCATCCTTTCACAATTGCTCTGCGCCATTAAGCATATCCATAACAATCAGTATTTCCACCGTGACGTCAAACCCGAGAATATCCTCATACTACCAACCTTGCAATATTACGGCTCAAAAGAACGCGTGCCGCCACATAGAAAGAACGACAACTTTATAGTCAAGCTTGGCGACTATGGCTTAGCAAGGCACATATCCAATATGCGAACATACACTGCATATGTCTCAACACGATGGTATAGACTGCCCGAGATTTTGTTGCGACAACAATGGTACTCACGCCCAATCGACATTTGGGCATTTGGAGCTGTTGCTGCAGAAGTGATTAATTTCGCACCGTTGTTTCCTGGTTCTAATGAGTTTGACCAAATTTGGAAGATTTTGCAAATCTTGGGATCACCAACCATGCCTGAATTATTCgtccacaacaacaacaacaacaacaacaacaacatcaagaGCAGTATCAGCGGCATCGGCAGCAGAAGTAACCCTCACGGTAACCAAAATTGTATTATACCATTTGGTGGGTTTTGGAACGAAGCTAAACCATTGGCTAGTAATTTGGGAATTGAATTACCAAATGAGCCTGGTACTAATATCCATGAGATTGTTCCATGTATTAAAGATAATAGCTTGCGCCAGGTAATTCAGTCTTGTTTGTTATGGGATCCATTGGCTCGCCCAGATGCCAATCAATTAAGCAAAATGAGCTATTTCAAAGAATCAGTGCATGCAATTGATAAATACCATGAAATAAGTAGCAGTATGGGCATGATCAAGGGAATAGTATCctcgtcgtcgtcatcatcatcatcattctcCATATTgccatcatcaacatcatccacgataacaacaataacaacaacacctgCAAAGTTGTTAAACTCATTATCTAACTCATTGTCATCAACGGTGTTATCACCTTCTCTCCCATTTCGCTATCATTGCAACAAGCCTGCCCAGCTTCCCACGTTACCCATTGAAAAACCTTTACTTCCTTCGCCACTTGTGCAACCTATTAATTTGGAACATACAAATGGTACTTCCACTACAAATATAGCGGGTCAAGGTTTTCCCAATATTGAGAATAGTTATGAAAATTATTTTTCAGATTATTTATCTCAGGTTGCAGATTGTAGTTCCCaacaaaaacttgaaaacgGTTGTTATACTTTGTATAATAACTATGGCGAGAAGTTCAAGAGTgacaaaagtaaagaacCCCGCAGCATCAACGAGTTCAAGCGAGATTATGCTCAATCGCCTGCaggaaaaaataattcaatttcaacaGTATCATTTGATAGCGAAGATATTTTAAATTTGCACTAA
- the ATG4 gene encoding Cysteine protease atg4 (MEROPS:MER0013559; BUSCO:EOG09264B3O) → MSDDSEVFVQAPTVANAELNIEAKPEANAQVNAEADSDANLGNNLGEQQTTDESAFGRNIGKFTAFVKEITGSGAEVEEQEKRNNHTISVDPSSNHENTSFEPTTYKILGRAYTSTTDASARVQELLWLSYRCGFEPIPKSDDGPQPITFFPSIVFNRSTLVNLSNLRSLLDKDHFTSDAGWGCMIRTSQNLLANALSRLFHTTGGQPQNFADTKTEADVIELFQDTLSAPFSLHNFIKAANSSSLNIKPGQWFGPSAASLSIKKLVNDYNFIQQERQSERDSGRDSGHKVPTPNLKLHSKSADSDSDSDSDSDAISKRNSIPYVYVSENCDLYDDEINAIFELEQRPILFLFPIRLGIEQVNKYYYSSILQILASKFSVGIAGGKPSSSFYFIGYEGEDDLIYFDPHLPQIVQTPVNLESYHTSEYSKLKIDQLDPSMMIGILIETIDEYQEFKMSCFESDNKILHFHPLVTTAPRESSINQSWEEVQGEEEFVNLNIVKNEEDFVDLGSASTQGQNHEPS, encoded by the coding sequence ATGTCGGATGATTCCGAAGTTTTTGTGCAAGCACCAACTGTAGCAAATGCTGAGTTGAATATTGAGGCAAAACCTGAGGCAAATGCGCAAGTAAACGCCGAGGCAGATTCTGATGCAAATCTTGGAAATAACTTGGGAGAGCAGCAAACTACAGACGAGTCCGCATTTGGAAGAAACATTGGCAAGTTTACAGCATTTGTGAAGGAAATTACTGGCAGCGGTGCAGAAGTAGAAGagcaagagaaaagaaataatcATACTATTTCTGTTGATCCATCATCAAATCACGAAAACACAAGCTTTGAACCCACTACATACAAAATTCTAGGTCGAGCATATACTAGCACCACCGATGCTAGTGCACGTGTACAGGAGTTGTTATGGCTCTCATATAGATGCGGCTTTGAACCTATACCAAAATCAGATGATGGGCCCCAACCTATTACATTTTTCCCGTCAATAGTGTTCAATCGACTGACATTAGTTAATTTGAGCAACCTTCGCAGCCTCTTGGATAAGGACCATTTTACAAGTGACGCGGGATGGGGTTGTATGATTCGTACATCTCAAAATTTATTAGCGAATGCACTTCTGCGACTTTTTCATACCACTGGCGGTCAACCACAAAACTTTGCTGATACCAAAACTGAGGCCGACGTGATTGAATTGTTTCAAGATACGTTGAGTGCGCCATTTTCTCTTCACAATTTTATTAAAGCTGCAAACAGTCTGTCCCTAAATATCAAGCCAGGACAGTGGTTTGGTCCGAGTGCAGCATCACTATCTATAAAGAAACTTGTCAATGATTATAACTTTATACAGCAAGAAAGACAGAGTGAACGAGACAGTGGACGAGACAGTGGACATAAAGTTCCGACaccaaatttaaaattgCACTCAAAATCAGCAGATTCAGATTCAGATTCAGATTCAGATTCCGATGCAATTTCAAAACGGAACTCAATACCATACGTCTACGTTAGTGAAAATTGTGATTTATACGATGATGAAATAAATGCAATTTTTGAACTTGAACAAAGAccgattttgtttttgttcccAATACGTCTTGGGATTGAGCAAGTGAACAAATATTACTATTCAAGCATCTTGCAAATCCTAGCTTCTAAGTTTTCTGTTGGCATAGCGGGAGGAAAACCATCATCAAGCTTTTACTTTATTGGATATGAAGGTGAAGACGACTTAATATACTTTGATCCGCATTTGCCACAAATAGTGCAGACTCCAGTGAATCTCGAGAGCTATCATACCTCGGAGTACAGCAAATTGAAGATTGACCAACTCGATCCCTCAATGATGATTGGAATTTTAATTGAGACCATTGATGAGTATCAAGAGTTCAAAATGTCATGTTTTGAGTCCGATAACAAGATATTACATTTCCATCCGTTGGTAACAACCGCTCCTCGAGAGTCGTCGATTAATCAATCATGGGAAGAAGTGCAGGGCGAAGAAGAATTTGTTAATTTGAATATAGTAAAGAATGAAGAGGACTTTGTAGATCTTGGTTCAGCTTCAACGCAGGGCCAAAATCATGAACCGAGTTAG